The region AGAACGGCTCTACCACAAATGACAATTATTACCATAGTTTAATACTGGCAAAGACTAGCTCTAGGGCGACATCCACTAAAAGCAGTTTGCTGTCCTACTACTTGGGACAAATCTAAACTTAAGTTCTCATGAAATTCAGCATACATCAACATTAAATATCCATATATATTGCACTGTAACATGACAGTCTTAGTCCTCAATCTTTATTTCCAGGTTATGGGGAATATCAGTCCCACTGGTACTGCCCTCAATCTCCTCAGtcctcatctcctcatctccatGAGTCTTCTGGTGCTTTTTGAGGGATGACTGGTCGGTGTAGGTCTTCCCACACTGGTCACAGGGGTAGACCTTCTCCTTGGTGTGGACCTGCTCGTGTCTCTTCAGATGGCCAGACCtactgaagctcttcccacagWAAGAGCAYCTGWASAYTTTCTCCCCMGTATGAGTCCTCAGGTGCAYCTTGAGGCTGCTRGCCACYCTGAASCTRTTKCCYCACTCTGAGCARGTGTARggtttctctcctgtgtgcatcCGCTTGTGTATGGTGAGGTGGCCTGCCTGGCTGAAGGTCTTCTCACACAGGTCACAATGGTACGGCCTCTCCCCTGTATGAATCCTGTAATGTGTTTTSAGGTCCCCCATACCATTGAACCTCTTGCCACACTGTACACAGCAGTAAGGCTTRTCKCCAGTGTGWATTCTRTGYTGTATRCMCAGGTTACCTGCGTTGCTYAAMGTTTTGGCGCACACAGTGCAACTGTatggcctctctcctgtgtgagttcgTAAGTGGACTTTCAGCTGGTTGTGTTCACTGAAGCGCTTCCCACAATGTGGGCAGCAGTACGGTCTCTCTCCCGTATGAACACGCTTGTGTATTCTGAGCTGGCCCGGGTGACCGTAGTTCTTCCCACAGAGGTTGCAGCTGAacggtctctctcctgtgtgagtgcGCTTGTGGGACTTGAGCAGGTCTGCCCGGCCAAAGCGCTTGCCGCAGTAGTTGCAGCAGTGGGCCTTCTCGCCACTATGATTCCTCAGGTGAATGTTGAGGGAGCTCACTCGTCTAAATGTCTTCTCACACTGGGTGCAGTTGTAGAAGCCTTGTGTGTTTTTAGAGGGCTCTGTAGCGTGAGAGTTCAGAGTGGGTAAAATGTCCTCCCCTGACGTCCCAGCAGGGTCAGTTCCCATGTCAGGGTAGTATGTCAAGAAAGGATCTTCTTCTGGCTCAGACTCTCCAGTATCATTGTGACACAGCCTTCCCTCCGATTCAACAAAATGGCCACCCTCATCGTCTCCCATCTCCATGTGAATGTCAGACACTATGGTGACTTTGACATCACTGTCGCTGGAGTCCACATCTGTGTCCAgtggtgactgaaaatgttcatCATACTCTTCAGGAATGATATAGCTCAACTCAGCACTCTCCATCTTAATTTGCTTAGATGCCAGGTTGAGAGGAGATGGGGGTTTTGAGAGGTCTATAGCATAGTCATCCTCCATATCAGGTTCTGTCTTTATGTTTTTGAAAATTAGGGTGGAAACCGCAGTGTCTGGGATGTTTTTGAGGCATTCTGGTTCCTGCTGAGCTGCTGGATCCATAATGGAGACAGACCCTCTGCTCTGAGGCATCTTGCCCTTGTGTTGTCTCCTGGAGCtcctcctctcatcaccctgTGTTTTGATTGGCTTATGGGATTGGCCGACAGATGAATGGCTGGGACATGTCTTCCTTGATGAGTCAGGGAGGTGAACGACGTCCTGGTTACTTCCAGGGTCTGGGCAACAACAAATACAtgttaaaagtaaaaaatgtccAACAAAGTCAGGGGATTACTATCTACTACAAGTTCCTAAATTGAAAGCTAGTTTGAAAGTACCACTGACAACAACTGTTGTCCATGGTTACAATGGGTGTTTGAAAAGGGTAATGTAAAACATGCAACAGAGAGGGGTCAGCTAGGCTCGGTGGCCATCTTGGCAGCATGTACCTCAAGATGGAACAACAAAGGACAGCTGCTACTAACGATAGCTGCACTGGCGATTATTATTTTGAAGCCAACTGCATTGTGTACGTACCCTTTACGATCGAATCCTTATTGTCTTGTTCGTGCAGCCTTCGTCTAAGATCCTCATTCTCACTTTCAATTCTTTGTATTTTGCCCTTGTACTCAGACAACGTTTGGTCCACTGACTCCAATATGTCACTTACTGTGGCTTTAAAAATCTCGTTCAGAGACGACTCCAAAAACACTTTTAAGTCTTTTGACTTTGCCATAATCTGCATATAAATAGCATACAAATACAATATTAAAACCTAAACTATCTTACGATGTGGGTGTGGACGAGGTTGCTGCCGTGTCCGGAACAAAGCAGTAATCGTCGCGTGAAAGTGACGTGCCATCCCGTCAATGTGTCGTTCTCTCCCTAGTGCCTCTCCCTCTTTTACCGCCTCCGCAGTTAAGGAGGACGCATTGCGTGTGTGTTACCGGTCGATTCAAGTGTAGTTGGCAACCAACCACCTGCCAGGTAAATTTATATGTTTCATGTTATATATGTGATACATTTAGTGCATTCTTTAGAGGGCGGCTTGTAGTAGCTTGTTTGTTGATTTGACACGTGTTTACAGTTCAAGAAGCATAGACCCAAGTCATACTTGTCACAACAACTAGCCCTGGCTACAAGCGGCGCGTCTTATAGGGCTTAACAACAACATAATTCATCAAGTCGACACATGCAAAATGGTTCTGTttatcttttttgttattttgaggtTTACATGGAACAATCCGTAGAAAAACACAGGGGGAATATGGTCCACTGGGACTCAAAAGTATTTGCTTCAAAGCATGCCTACAATAGTGCCCTGAGGCTCGACCAGTCCACTCCCTTATGTCAGTCAAGACTTGCAGGAATGAAGTTGATCCACTCCCCTGACCTGTGGCTGTATGAGTGGCAGTTATATTAAGCGGGACCGGCCTATGACCGGTGAGGGAGGAGCGCCAAGCTCAAATCAAACAGCCATCTGCAGCGCTTGGTTATGTTGTCAACAAGACAGCATGATCCATCGTTCAGAAACAtacatatattttccataaaatgtatgttcacattttcaaacaagttttcattgggaaggcagctTAAGctttaaaaaacacaaacacagaatcctactcattcgTCCACCTTTTGTTTTGAGTCGACACCGCTGTCCGTCAGAACGAGACAGCTGGCTCATGCCCGGGAGCAGCACGGTTCCAAAACGAATCCAATCACTTTTTACCCAGTGCAAACTATGCCTACCCGGGCCAGCATTATAGAATCCCCCCAATGTATGCTTGTGCGCATCTGTGCCTTTACGCTGTGGGCGGGCCCAATGCTCTCAGGTGTCTTTTTGCTATTTCGCTCCCTGCCAATCACAATGtggcttttctttctttttgttgGCTCTTTCCCTGTTTTTGCAAGGCATATCCATGTTGCAGATGAGCAGAGGGAGGCGGAAGTCTGGGATCTGTTGCCTGGAGATGAGGTATCTCTCACAGAGGAGGAGTGGACTAGGACTTGCGACTTGCATGCATCCTCTGTGACACCCCAGGCTAGCGCTGTGTAAGTGAGAGAGGCTAGAAAACTTGTCATCTGAGGGATTACACCTTGTGCACTAAGCTGTCTGTCTACATGGCAATAAAGAGGTTTTTCCCCCCAGACTGACTTAAAGCCTTACTAACTGACTGGTCATATGATACCCCCTGAGAAGGCTTTAAAGGGTAAGTCCAAATCGACGTTTACTAAGAAAATGGCAAGTCTTACTCTCTGAAAGTAGTTTGTGTTTGAGTTTTTAATGATCTCAGGCATGTTATTAGTTTGCTGACAGCAGTAGTGTTTATTATCTGGTGTTTCCGCACATGAATAATATATATTAACCTTGTTATCCTGTTGGTATTGATGGTTTCGTTCCAGTTTGTGGTTTGATTTCTCCATAGTTGTACTTgtcatgtgggtgtgtgttgttgacGAGTCAATGTGGTTACAGTCAGTTTGGCATCTCACTCTGATAGACTGCCTCAACAGCTAGAGAGTCCAATGCATAGTGCCTGTCAATACAATGGTCCACTGGTAGGGAATGATCCACATAATCACTGGGACATCCACCAGTTAATGTAATGGTTCATCAGCTGCACTAAACCTTTGTCATTGCCTTGTCCCTGTTTATTAGACCTTCATTTCCTGAATTTGGTTAAAATAtgctcaacaaaaatataaatgtaacatgcaacattttcaaagattttactgtgttacaggtcatataaggaagtcagtaaattaaaataaataaattaggccctaatctatggatttcacatgactgggaatacatatatgcatctgttggtcatagataccttaaaaaaatgggaCTCACAatggggcctcaggatctcgtcacggtatttctgtgcattcaaattgacatggataaaatgcaattgtgttcattgtctgtagtttatgcctgcccataccataacccaccaccaccatgtgtcactctgttcacaacgttgatatcagcaaaccgcgtgcccacatgattccatacatgTGGTCTTTGGTTGGagctactgccaaattctcaaaaattatgttggaggtggcttatggtagagaaattaacattacattttctggcaacatctctggtggacattcctgcagtcagcatgccaattgcaccctccctgaaaacttgagacatctgtggcattgtgttgtgtgacgagacggcacattttagagtggccttttattgcccccagcacaaggtgcacctgtgtaatgatcatgctgtttaatcagcttcttgatatgccacacctgtcaggtggatggatgatcttggcaaaggagaaatgctcactaacagggatgtaaacaaattcgtgcacaaaatgtgagagaaatatgtttttttgtgcatatggcacatttctgatatattttatttcagctcatgaagcatgggaccaacactttacatgttgcgtttcatatttttgttcagtgtagtaatgCTGGTAATTTAAAGGATACAACTGAAATCTGTGTCTTATTAACTGTAAGAACCTGAAGACTTAATCACCAGCAACATTCAAATCCAAGGTCAgagattattgttgttattacacCAAACAATAGATAGGCCAATATTGTGCCTGCATAAAGGGAACAATGTTCCTCTAATTAGATAACTGTAACCTATGACCTGAATACCTTCAAATATTATACCTAAAGAAAGATGATGACTGTAAAGTCTTTATCCAGACTCCAATGTAAGAGTAATCTAGTTTGTACAACACACACATGGACCTTTATACAATCTCAGAGATCTGAAAATCACATTCACACAGATTCAATGAGGAAGTATGGGGTGCAAAAAGAAAGTATCTATCTATCATTGTAAGTTTATACCGTTATTTACTGTTTTTAAGTGGAGCGCCAGCCTAGCACCCTAACAGGAAATGAGAAGTGAGCACCCACACAGGAAGTGTGGCCAAGCACTGTCCCGGATGTTGGTTATGTGATGTGAGTAGACTATTGACAAAAAGgctgagagactgaaagagagaaatggagtgaAAGTTTAAATAGAGGGAATAGGAGGTATTTGAACCCTTTTCCATGTCATCCTTCTTTTTATGACAGTGCAATTCTGAAGACTAGAGGCTTAGTATGAGGCTTCACATGAATTGTTACAAAAATGCTGTGTTTATATCAGGTAGTGTCCTTGATATGGATCAACAACATACTACTGTATATCTTCACTGATATCCTCAGGGTCGGTCCATGGACCATGACCTATACATGTACATCATGGTAGCTCAAGTTGATGGTTAGCAGTAGACATGAATATTTAGGATACAGTGAAACCGCTCACACCCCCACCATCTGGctctcactctctatttctctccatctATGCTCTccaacttctctctctttctgtaaagGCTGCTCTTCTGTGGTCAGGAAGTAAATGCGCCTCTGTAATGTTTCAGCAAAAGTCATTGCAAAGCACATCCGCTGTGCCACGCcaaaagagagagaagtaaaCAGGGTTTATAAAACAACCTCTTCCTTAAAATATATTAACTGGATAGTGTTTGGTATACAGAAGTGAATGGTGAGTGTTGGCTTACATTTTAATATGTTTAAGAGACATTGTTTGTCATTGAACTGTGCCTATTCGTGTATGATGTGTGAGAGTGACATGATTTACCGCTGGTCTAAATTTTAGGATGTTGGCTTTCTGTCAATTGAAAGAGTGTTAATCTCACACCCtagtccattttttttttaataatacaaTTTACAAATTTAAATTTCACACTGTAATATTCTTGATATATGAGTCAGGTagccagtgttggggagtagattTTAGCCTGCAGAGTAGTATTTCCTCCTGGATTTACTGTAACTGTTTAGATTGGATTTCATTTGGCAGATGACTCAGTTCACCACATATGTTTATTTATAAACAAGTGCCAGAATGATTGATCTCCTCAATGTGTACTTAAAGAGAACCTGTCTTTAGCTAAACATATTGTCTTACTGATTTATTTTCATTTGAACATTAGCCCTTTACAAACACTACTTGTTTGACATTACTGTGGGAATTTATGAGCGAGTCACTAGTTAGTTTGAATGGATGTATGTATGTTTTGCCATATTTTATTGTACATGAATGTTCTTGCTTTACGGGCCTCGTGCACATAACTAGGGCAGCACCGGAAGCTAACCAACCACATGAGTCAACCATGACAGCATCACTTTGACCTAATTCCAAGATGGATGCCCTGCCCAGCACAGAGGAAGGAACAAGACTAAACTAAGTTGAGACATATCTCTCTGCTTAGGACTGAGTGAAGAGAGAGGTTATGGAGGGGTCTAGGGTGCGCTCTCCTCTCCCAGACCTCAGggagccagacagccagacatggCCCAATATGGATCTCCCACTACAGAGCAGGCCACTGGAGGAGGCTATTGGGTGGAGCGAGATGGAGGAGCAAGTGAACCAGAtggacagggaggaagaggataaCTCTCATCAGACTGGAAGGACTGAGGAGCCAGAGGAGCACTGGGATTCCATGACTTTACCTGTGTACCCCATGATCCATCCCAGTGTCCCTCTGTCCTTTGCTACGGTGCAGTGGGACATAACCGACCCCTCCCCTGACATGCCCTACCCCATGactgacaacagctcagccgaTGAGCTGGACTCCAGTGGAGCGGCCAGTCTGGACTGGACTGTGAGTCCCCTgtcccaccaccaccagcagcagcaacatCAAACCTGTGTGACAGGAATCAACATAGAGCTGTCTGTCCAGGAGAAGACACATAATCACAACGGACCGGTGCAACAGCTGCCTTTGGACACAGACCAGAGTGAAAGCTCCCCTCGGGTACGTCAGCCAGAAAGGAAAGGATTGTGGTTATGTGTCTGTTGTCATTTGAGATtatgttgctgtgtgtttgtgtgcatttgtGGACCTTTATttcctgtgtgcatgtgtgtgtttgtctgtgaaagTACAAGAGAAAGAGAGTATTTAGGATGAGAAATAGCTCTACCTCTGTCTATTCATAGATTATATACCAGCATTTAGGTTTCAGTCATAGGTTGAGATGAGGTGGATGGAATATAccgttatacagtaccagtcaaacgtttggacacacttaatcattcaagggtttttctttatttttactattttctacattgtagaataatagtgaagacatcaaaactatgaaataacacatatggaatcaNCATATCAGGTTCTGTCTTTATGTTTTTGAAAATTAGGGTGGAAACCGCAGTGTCTGGGATGTTTTTGAGGCATTCTGGTTCCTGCTGAGCTGCTGGATCCATAATGGAGACAGACCCTCTGCTCTGAGGCATCTTGCCCTTGTGTTGTCTCCTGGAGCtcctcctctcatcaccctgTGTTTTGATTGGCTTATGGGATTGGCCGACAGATGAATGGCTGGGACATGTCTTCCTTGATGAGTCAGGGAGGTGAACGACGTCCTGGTTACTTCCAGGGTCTGGGCAACAACAAATACAtgttaaaagtaaaaaatgtccAACAAAGTCAGGGGATTACTATCTACTACAAGTTCCTAAATTGAAAGCTAGTTTGAAAGTACCACTGACAACAACTGTTGTCCATGGTTACAATGGGTGTTTGAAAAGGGTAATGTAAAACATGCAACAGAGAGGGGTCAGCTAGGCTCGGTGGCCATCTTGGCAGCATGTACCTCAAGATGGAACAACAAAGGACAGCTGCTACTAACGATAGCTGCACTGGCGATTATTATTTTGAAGCCAACTGCATTGTGTACGTACCCTTTACGATCGAATCCTTATTGTCTTGTTCGTGCAGCCTTCGTCTAAGATCCTCATTCTCACTTTCAATTCTTTGTATTTTGCCCTTGTACTCAGACAACGTTTGGTCCACTGACTCCAATATGTCACTTACTGTGGCTTTAAAAATCTCGTTCAGAGACGACTCCAAAAACACTTTTAAGTCTTTTGACTTTGCCATAATCTGCATATAAATAGCATACAAATACAATATTAAAACCTAAACTATCTTACGATGTGGGTGTGGACGAGGTTGCTGCCGTGTCCGGAACAAAGCAGTAATCGTCGCGTGAAAGTGACGTGCCATCCCGTCAATGTGTCGTTCTCTCCCTAGTGCCTCTCCCTCTTTTACCGCCTCCGCAGTTAAGGAGGACGCATTGCGTGTGTGTTACCGGTCGATTCAAGTGTAGTTGGCAACCAACCACCTGCCAGGTAAATTTATATGTTTCATGTTATATATGTGATACATTTAGTGCATTCTTTAGAGGGCGGCTTGTAGTAGCTTGTTTGTTGATTTGACACGTGTTTACAGTTCAAGAAGCATAGACCCAAGTCATACTTGTCACAACAACTAGCCCTGGCTACAAGCGGCGCGTCTTATAGGGCTTAACAACAACATAATTCATCAAGTCGACACATGCAAAATGGTTCTGTttatcttttttgttattttgaggtTTACATGGAACAATCCGTAGAAAAACACAGGGGGAATATGGTCCACTGGGACTCAAAAGTATTTGCTTCAAAGCATGCCTACAATAGTGCCCTGAGGCTCGACCAGTCCACTCCCTTATGTCAGTCAAGACTTGCAGGAATGAAGTTGATCCACTCCCCTGACCTGTGGCTGTATGAGTGGCAGTTATATTAAGCGGGACCGGCCTATGACCGGTGAGGGAGGAGCGCCAAGCTCAAATCAAACAGCCATCTGCAGCGCTTGGTTATGTTGTCAACAAGACAGCATGATCCATCGTTCAGAAACAtacatatattttccataaaatgtatgttcacattttcaaacaagttttcattgggaaggcagctTAAGctttaaaaaacacaaacacagaatcctactcattcgTCCACCTTTTGTTTTGAGTCGACACCGCTGTCCGTCAGAACGAGACAGCTGGCTCATGCCCGGGAGCAGCACGGTTCCAAAACGAATCCAATCACTTTTTACCCAGTGCAAACTATGCCTACCCGGGCCAGCATTATAGAATCCCCCCAATGTATGCTTGTGCGCATCTGTGCCTTTACGCTGTGGGCGGGCCCAATGCTCTCAGGTGTCTTTTTGCTATTTCGCTCCCTGCCAATCACAATGtggcttttctttctttttgttgGCTCTTTCCCTGTTTTTGCAAGGCATATCCATGTTGCAGATGAGCAGAGGGAGGCGGAAGTCTGGGATCTGTTGCCTGGAGATGAGGTATCTCTCACAGAGGAGGAGTGGACTAGGACTTGCGACTTGCATGCATCCTCTGTGACACCCCAGGCTAGCGCTGTGTAAGTGAGAGAGGCTAGAAAACTTGTCATCTGAGGGATTACACCTTGTGCACTAAGCTGTCTGTCTACATGGCAATAAAGAGGTTTTTCCCCCCAGACTGACTTAAAGCCTTACTAACTGACTGGTCATATGATACCCCCTGAGAAGGCTTTAAAGGGTAAGTCCAAATCGACGTTTACTAAGAAAATGGCAAGTCTTACTCTCTGAAAGTAGTTTGTGTTTGAGTTTTTAATGATCTCAGGCATGTTATTAGTTTGCTGACAGCAGTAGTGTTTATTATCTGGTGTTTCCGCACATGAATAATATATATTAACCTTGTTATCCTGTTGGTATTGATGGTTTCGTTCCAGTTTGTGGTTTGATTTCTCCATAGTTGTACTTgtcatgtgggtgtgtgttgttgacGAGTCAATGTGGTTACAGTCAGTTTGGCATCTCACTCTGATAGACTGCCTCAACAGCTAGAGAGTCCAATGCATAGTGCCTGTCAATACAATGGTCCACTGGTAGGGAATGATCCACATAATCACTGGGACATCCACCAGTTAATGTAATGGTTCATCAGCTGCACTAAACCTTTGTCATTGCCTTGTCCCTGTTTATTAGACCTTCATTTCCTGAATTTGGTTAAAATAtgctcaacaaaaatataaatgtaacatgcaacattttcaaagattttactgtgttacaggtcatataaggaagtcagtaaattaaaataaataaattaggccctaatctatggatttcacatgactgggaatacatatatgcatctgttggtcatagataccttaaaaaaatgggaCTCACAatggggcctcaggatctcgtcacggtatttctgtgcattcaaattgacatggataaaatgcaattgtgttcattgtctgtagtttatgcctgcccataccataacccaccaccaccatgtgtcactctgttcacaacgttgatatcagcaaaccgcgtgcccacatgattccatacatgTGGTCTTTGGTTGGagctactgccaaattctcaaaaattatgttggaggtggcttatggtagagaaattaacattacattttctggcaacatctctggtggacattcctgcagtcagcatgccaattgcaccctccctgaaaacttgagacatctgtggcattgtgttgtgtgacgagacggcacattttagagtggccttttattgcccccagcacaaggtgcacctgtgtaatgatcatgctgtttaatcagcttcttgatatgccacacctgtcaggtggatggatgatcttggcaaaggagaaatgctcactaacagggatgtaaacaaattcgtgcacaaaatgtgagagaaatatgtttttttgtgcatatggcacatttctgatatattttatttcagctcatgaagcatgggaccaacactttacatgttgcgtttcatatttttgttcagtgtagtaatgCTGGTAATTTAAAGGATACAACTGAAATCTGTGTCTTATTAACTGTAAGAACCTGAAGACTTAATCACCAGCAACATTCAAATCCAAGGTCAgagattattgttgttattacacCAAACAATAGATAGGCCAATATTGTGCCTGCATAAAGGGAACAATGTTCCTCTAATTAGATAACTGTAACCTATGACCTGAATACCTTCAAATATTATACCTAAAGAAAGATGATGACTGTAAAGTCTTTATCCAGACTCCAATGTAAGAGTAATCTAGTTTGTACAACACACACATGGACCTTTATACAATCTCAGAGATCTGAAAATCACATTCACACAGATTCAATGAGGAAGTATGGGGTGCAAAAAGAAAGTATCTATCTATCATTGTAAGTTTATACCGTTATTTACTGTTTTTAAGTGGAGCGCCAGCCTAGCACCCTAACAGGAAATGAGAAGTGAGCACCCACACAGGAAGTGTGGCCAAGCACTGTCCCGGATGTTGGTTATGTGATGTGAGTAGACTATTGACAAAAAGgctgagagactgaaagagagaaatggagtgaAAGTTTAAATAGAGGGAATAGGAGGTATTTGAACCCTTTTCCATGTCATCCTTCTTTTTATGACAGTGCAATTCTGAAGACTAGAGGCTTAGTATGAGGCTTCACATGAATTGTTACAAAAATGCTGTGTTTATATCAGGTAGTGTCCTTGATATGGATCAACAACATACTACTGTATATCTTCACTGATATCCTCAGGGTCGGTCCATGGACCATGACCTATACATGTACATCATGGTAGCTCAAGTTGATGGTTAGCAGTAGACATGAATATTTAGGATACAGTGAAACCGCTCACACCCCCACCATCTGGctctcactctctatttctctccatctATGCTCTccaacttctctctctttctgtaaagGCTGCTCTTCTGTGGTCAGGAAGTAAATGCGCCTCTGTAATGTTTCAGCAAAAGTCATTGCAAAGCACATCCGCTGTGC is a window of Salvelinus sp. IW2-2015 linkage group LG5, ASM291031v2, whole genome shotgun sequence DNA encoding:
- the LOC111964010 gene encoding zinc finger protein 329, whose product is MQIMAKSKDLKVFLESSLNEIFKATVSDILESVDQTLSEYKGKIQRIESENEDLRRRLHEQDNKDSIVKDPGSNQDVVHLPDSSRKTCPSHSSVGQSHKPIKTQGDERRSSRRQHKGKMPQSRGSVSIMDPAAQQEPECLKNIPDTAVSTLIFKNIKTEPDMEDDYAIDLSKPPSPLNLASKQIKMESAELSYIIPEEYDEHFQSPLDTDVDSSDSDVKVTIVSDIHMEMGDDEGGHFVESEGRLCHNDTGESEPEEDPFLTYYPDMGTDPAGTSGEDILPTLNSHATEPSKNTQGFYNCTQCEKTFRRVSSLNIHLRNHSGEKAHCCNYCGKRFGRADLLKSHKRTHTGERPFSCNLCGKNYGHPGQLRIHKRVHTGERPYCCPHCGKRFSEHNQLKVHLRTHTGERPYSCTVCAKTLSNAGNLXIQHRIHTGDKPYCCVQCGKRFNGMGDLKTHYRIHTGERPYHCDLCEKTFSQAGHLTIHKRMHTGEKPYTCSEXGNXFRVASSLKXHLRTHTGEKXXRCSXCGKSFSRSGHLKRHEQVHTKEKVYPCDQCGKTYTDQSSLKKHQKTHGDEEMRTEEIEGSTSGTDIPHNLEIKIED